The following coding sequences lie in one Salmo salar chromosome ssa13, Ssal_v3.1, whole genome shotgun sequence genomic window:
- the LOC106566665 gene encoding intermediate filament protein ON3, with the protein MSIRTKNCTGTSPNYMRDFSSMSLGSRNGPRTSSSGLYMGGSITAVTINQGLLAPINLDIDPKIQAVRTHEMNQIKGLNNRFATFIDKVRHLEQQNKMLETKWKLMQDQTTGPSDMEPMFQTYINNLQRQLDQINNDNDRLDMENRNMHHNVEDFKSKYEDEISKRNTAENDFVVLKKDVDAGYLSKVDLEDRLAGLEDDVNFLKVLYDQELGELQSDVKDTSVVVQMDNSRGLDMNQIIADVKAQYEDIAARSREQTESWYKTKVDSLAGQAGQAAEELRNTKAEIAELNRLISRLQNEILAVKGQKANLESQITEAEEHGEIVVKNAKALIKDLEVAMQRAKQDMACQIREYQDLMNVKLALDIEISTYRKLLEGEETKFGQQSITNISTTKPCYTMPETSYQQPTRSSAVFIKMVETSDSSRSYH; encoded by the exons ATGAGTATAAGGACAAAGAATTGCACTGGGACAAGCCCTAATTACATGAGGGACTTCAGCAGCATGTCCTTGGGCTCCAGAAACGGCCCCAGGACCAGCAGCAGTGGCCTCTACATGGGAGGCTCCATCACGGCCGTGACCATCAACCAAGGCCTGCTGGCACCCATCAACCTGGATATCGACCCCAAAATCCAGGCTGTCCGCACCCACGAGATGAACCAGATCAAGGGTCTCAACAATCGCTTTGCCACTTTTATCGATAAG gTGCGACACCTGGAGCAGCAGAACAAAATGCTAGAGACCAAGTGGAAGCTGATGCAGGACCAAACAACTGGCCCCTCCGACATGGAACCCATGTTCCAGACCTACATCAACAACCTGCAGAGACAGCTGGACCAGATCAACAATGACAATGACCGGTTGGATATGGAGAACAGGAACATGCACCATAATGTGGAGGACTTCAAATCAAA GTATGAAGATGAGATCAGCAAGAGGAACACAGCAGAGAATGACTTTGTCGTGTTGAAAAAG GATGTGGATGCTGGTTACCTGTCCAAGGTGGATCTGGAGGACAGGTTGGCTGGGCTGGAAGATGACGTCAACTTCTTGAAGGTCTTGTACGATCAG GAGCTGGGTGAGCTGCAGTCTGACGTGAAGGACACCTCTGTGGTGGTTCAGATGGACAACTCCCGGGGCCTGGACATGAACCAGATCATAGCTGACGTCAAGGCCCAGTACGAAGACATCGCTGCTCGCAGTCGGGAGCAGACCGAGAGCTGGTACAAGACCAAG GTTGACAGTTTGGCCGGCCAGGCTGGCCAGGCTGCAGAGGAGCTGCGCAACACCAAGGCTGAGATCGCTGAGCTGAACCGACTCATCAGCCGCTTACAGAATGAGATCCTGGCTGTCAAGGGACAG AAGGCCAACCTGGAGAGCCAGATAACAGAGGCAGAGGAACATGGGGAGATTGTCGTAAAGAATGCCAAGGCTCTAATCAAGGACCTGGAGGTAGCTATGCAGAGAGCCAAGCAGGACATGGCCTGCCAGATCAGGGAGTACCAGGACCTGATGAACGTCAAGCTGGCCTTGGACATCGAGATTTCCACCTACAGGAAACTGCTGGAGGGCGAGGAGACCAA ATTTGGACAACAATCAATCACCAACATTTCTACCACAAAGCCTTGTT ACACCATGCCGGAGACCAGCTACCAGCAGCCCACCCGATCTTCTGCTGTCTTCATCAAAATGGTGGAAACCTCCGACTCATCCAGATCGTACCACTGA